A genomic window from Candidatus Acididesulfobacter guangdongensis includes:
- a CDS encoding TIGR00159 family protein, with amino-acid sequence MLSLLLQNFGWQDIADILFVAFIIYRILMLIKGTGAFQVLIGLIVIFLIFLIAVILKLYATEFIFGDFLSSIIIVIIVLFRNEIRKALIDVGKNPFAIARNKLEKVSIIEETSHAVIELANKRIGAIIVFERNVFLGDYLKIGVKLDSLISKELLISIFTQPSPLHDGAVIIQKGRISAASCYLPLSTDENIDQNFGTRHRSAIGLSELTDAFSIVVSEETGYVSIVMPKKIIKISNIEELRVVLFKNISEQTNENKLLLKSVYELIFGTKKTEDVNKNDGSDDE; translated from the coding sequence ATGCTTTCCTTATTGCTTCAAAATTTTGGATGGCAGGATATTGCCGATATACTATTTGTAGCTTTTATAATATATCGCATATTAATGCTTATCAAGGGTACAGGAGCATTTCAGGTACTAATCGGACTTATTGTCATATTTTTAATTTTTTTAATAGCGGTAATTTTAAAACTTTATGCTACGGAATTTATTTTTGGCGATTTTTTAAGTTCAATAATTATCGTTATAATAGTGCTTTTTCGCAATGAAATAAGAAAAGCTCTGATTGACGTAGGAAAAAATCCATTTGCTATTGCCCGCAATAAACTTGAAAAAGTCAGCATTATAGAAGAAACTTCGCATGCCGTTATAGAGCTGGCAAATAAACGAATAGGAGCGATAATTGTTTTTGAAAGAAATGTATTTCTTGGAGACTATTTAAAAATAGGGGTGAAGTTAGATTCTTTAATTTCCAAGGAATTACTGATAAGTATTTTTACGCAGCCTTCACCGCTTCATGACGGTGCGGTTATTATACAAAAAGGCAGAATTTCTGCCGCTTCGTGCTATCTTCCTTTGTCAACCGATGAAAATATAGACCAGAATTTTGGCACAAGGCACAGGTCCGCTATCGGACTTTCAGAATTAACGGATGCTTTTTCTATAGTAGTTTCCGAAGAAACAGGATATGTTTCGATAGTAATGCCTAAAAAAATTATTAAAATTTCAAATATAGAAGAGTTAAGGGTTGTTTTATTTAAAAATATATCAGAACAGACTAATGAAAATAAATTATTATTAAAATCAGTTTATGAATTAATCTTTGGTACCAAGAAAACCGAGGACGTTAATAAGAACGACGGCAGCGATGATGAATAA
- a CDS encoding YbbR-like domain-containing protein: MMNKNLRNIINIIKDNFWLKLISLFIAIFIWIYVIGGKKYDINLHAGLKIYALPKGLAISNTLPKKIIVKLRGSKISFMKLNKKIYFRINGSSLLSKKNTLILGQSYLNLPSGIRVVRIYPKIIPVIISRIVVKYIKILPIFKGKFKKGYYLKNISFFPQYVKIKGPKDIVDNLSVITTKKINIGNFKNNESVRVELLDPTKLIKILYKRKININLIVGRIKKNA; the protein is encoded by the coding sequence ATGATGAATAAAAATTTAAGAAATATAATAAACATAATAAAAGATAATTTCTGGCTCAAATTAATTTCTTTATTTATCGCTATTTTTATATGGATATATGTTATAGGCGGAAAAAAATACGATATTAATTTGCATGCCGGTCTTAAGATATATGCATTGCCAAAAGGGCTCGCCATCAGCAATACTCTGCCGAAAAAAATTATAGTAAAGCTGAGGGGTTCAAAAATTTCATTTATGAAATTAAACAAAAAAATATATTTCAGGATTAACGGCAGTTCCCTTTTAAGTAAAAAAAATACGTTAATATTAGGACAGTCATATTTAAATCTGCCTTCAGGGATAAGGGTTGTAAGGATTTATCCTAAGATAATTCCTGTAATCATAAGCAGAATCGTCGTAAAATATATTAAAATTCTGCCTATATTTAAGGGAAAATTTAAAAAAGGCTATTATTTAAAGAATATTTCATTTTTTCCGCAATATGTTAAAATTAAAGGACCTAAAGATATTGTGGATAATCTTTCCGTTATTACGACAAAAAAAATAAATATCGGCAATTTTAAAAATAACGAATCGGTAAGGGTAGAATTACTTGACCCTACAAAATTAATTAAAATTTTATATAAGAGGAAAATTAATATAAATCTGATTGTAGGCAGGATTAAAAAAAATGCGTAA
- a CDS encoding phosphoglucosamine mutase, whose amino-acid sequence MRKLFGTDGVRGIANKDPLTPENALRLGMALIYILNLKSPGKKLKVVIGKDTRISGYIFETALSSGICSMGSDVYLIGPMPTPGVAFITSSMRADAGVVISASHNPYYDNGIKFFDSKGFKFPEEIEYKIEDIFFSSILDSSKLRPVNANVGKAHRIDDATGRYVIFAKLTFPKCLTLNGLKIVIDCANGAGYKAAPEVFSELGAEVIVVASRPDGLNINEKCGSTYPEFISSEVLKNKADLGIAFDGDGDRAIFCDENGSILYGDEFLAICALYMKNIGELKNNGVVTTSMSNIALEILMKKNGINIIYADVGDRYIMEKMVEQGYNLGGEQSGHVIFLDDANTGDGIISALKLLTIMIRLNKSLSELRKVMTPFPQVLINIDVPYKKNLDELPEFNKKINYYNKILENRGRIFIRYSGTQNYLRILVEGEDGEEIKKIGLDLKEELLKHF is encoded by the coding sequence ATGCGTAAATTATTTGGAACGGACGGTGTAAGAGGTATTGCGAACAAAGATCCGCTGACGCCTGAAAACGCGTTAAGACTTGGCATGGCGCTAATCTACATTTTAAATTTAAAATCTCCTGGAAAAAAATTAAAAGTAGTTATAGGAAAAGATACGAGAATTTCAGGTTATATATTTGAAACGGCTCTTTCTTCGGGTATTTGCTCCATGGGTTCAGATGTGTATCTTATAGGTCCTATGCCTACTCCCGGCGTTGCGTTTATAACGTCAAGCATGCGTGCAGACGCCGGAGTTGTAATTTCTGCATCGCATAATCCGTATTATGATAACGGTATAAAATTTTTTGACAGCAAGGGATTTAAATTTCCTGAAGAGATTGAATATAAAATAGAAGATATTTTTTTTTCGTCTATACTTGATTCAAGCAAACTTAGACCGGTAAATGCTAATGTAGGCAAAGCACACCGAATTGACGACGCAACGGGGAGATATGTAATTTTTGCAAAGCTTACATTTCCAAAATGTTTAACATTAAACGGACTTAAAATTGTAATTGACTGTGCAAACGGTGCAGGATATAAAGCTGCTCCGGAAGTATTCAGCGAATTAGGAGCGGAAGTCATAGTTGTGGCATCAAGACCTGACGGTCTAAATATAAATGAAAAATGCGGTTCCACGTATCCGGAATTTATAAGTTCGGAAGTTCTGAAAAATAAAGCGGACTTAGGCATTGCATTTGACGGAGACGGCGATAGGGCTATTTTTTGCGATGAAAACGGCAGTATTTTATATGGTGATGAGTTTCTTGCTATTTGCGCTTTATATATGAAAAACATCGGAGAATTAAAAAATAACGGAGTAGTTACGACGTCCATGTCTAATATCGCTCTTGAAATATTGATGAAGAAAAACGGGATTAATATAATATATGCCGATGTCGGCGACAGATATATAATGGAAAAAATGGTTGAACAGGGATATAATCTCGGCGGTGAACAATCAGGACACGTTATTTTTTTAGATGATGCAAACACGGGGGATGGAATAATATCCGCTTTAAAACTTTTAACTATTATGATAAGATTAAATAAATCGCTTTCTGAACTGAGAAAGGTTATGACGCCGTTTCCGCAGGTTTTAATAAATATAGATGTTCCGTATAAAAAGAATTTAGATGAATTGCCGGAGTTCAATAAAAAAATTAATTATTATAATAAAATATTGGAGAATAGAGGAAGAATTTTTATAAGATATTCAGGAACGCAAAATTATTTAAGAATTCTCGTAGAAGGCGAGGATGGCGAAGAAATTAAAAAAATAGGGCTCGACCTTAAAGAAGAATTGCTGAAGCATTTTTGA
- a CDS encoding pyridoxine 5'-phosphate synthase, producing MKLGVNIDHIATIRNARAGDFPSPLYAAFTVLEAGAFNVTCHLREDRRHIKESDIRLISEQTKRLNLEMAANDEIISIALDVIPRSITLVPEKRQELTTEGGLNVALDIEKYKRINNKFRSKDINVSAFIEPEELQIEAAKKADFNFIEIHTGKYAQYLDPYKRQEELAKIKKAAEFALSAGLSVNAGHGLNYENTGDIAEIEGIYELNIGYSIVAHAIFAGLNNAVKEMLEILKAAELTKHCG from the coding sequence ATGAAATTAGGCGTTAATATTGACCACATTGCGACCATCAGAAATGCGCGCGCAGGGGATTTTCCGTCGCCTCTTTATGCCGCTTTTACTGTTTTAGAAGCCGGTGCTTTTAATGTAACTTGTCATCTCAGGGAGGACAGGCGGCATATAAAAGAAAGCGATATAAGATTAATTTCCGAACAGACGAAAAGATTAAATTTGGAAATGGCTGCAAACGATGAAATAATTTCCATAGCGCTTGATGTCATTCCAAGGTCAATTACGCTTGTTCCTGAAAAAAGACAGGAGCTGACCACCGAAGGCGGTCTTAATGTCGCTCTCGATATCGAAAAATATAAAAGAATTAATAATAAATTCAGGTCTAAGGATATAAACGTATCGGCATTCATTGAACCGGAAGAACTTCAAATTGAAGCTGCAAAAAAAGCCGATTTTAATTTTATTGAGATTCACACCGGAAAATATGCGCAATATCTTGACCCTTATAAACGGCAGGAAGAACTGGCGAAAATTAAAAAAGCGGCAGAGTTTGCTTTGAGCGCAGGGCTTAGCGTAAATGCGGGACATGGATTAAATTATGAAAATACCGGAGATATAGCCGAGATAGAAGGAATATATGAACTTAATATAGGCTATTCTATTGTAGCGCACGCTATATTTGCAGGTCTTAATAACGCCGT